DNA sequence from the Streptomyces sp. NBC_01497 genome:
CCGCGATGAGCGCCACCGTCTCCTCGTCGTTCATCGCCATGCGGCGGAACGTCTCACGGATGTCACGCGCGGAGGCGAGCGGGTCCGGGTCGCCGTTCGGGCCTTCGGGATTGACGTAGATGAGGCCCATCTGCACGGCGCCGAGCGGCTCTTCCAGCCGGCGGTCGCCCGTGTAGCGCTCGTCGCCGAGCCACGTGGTCTCCGGGCCCCAGTACACGTCGTCCTCGGGCTCCCAGACGTCCACGCGGCCGCCGGCGAAGCCGAAGGTCTCGAACCCCATCGACTCCAGGGCCACGTTGCCCGCGAGAATCAGCAGGTCGGCCCAGGACAGGCTCTGGCCGTACTTCCTCTTCACGGGCCACAGCAGACGGCGCGCCTTGTCGAGGTTGACGTTGTCCGGCCAGCTGTTGAGCGGAGCGAACCGCTGCTGCCCCGCGCCCGCGCCGCCGCGGCCGTCACTGATGCGGTAGGTGCCCGCGCTGTGCCACGCCATGCGGACGATGAGCGGCCCGTAGTGCCCGAAGTCGGCCGGCCACCAGTCCTGCGAGGTGCTCAGGACCTCCGCTATCTCGTGCTTCACGGCCGGGAGATCGAGCGTCGCGAACGCCCCGGCGTAGTCGAAGTCCTCGCCGAGCGGGTTCGTCACGGGCTGGTTCTTGGCGAGGATCTTCAGGTTGAGCCGCTCGGGCCACCACTGCCGGTTGCCACCGCCCTGGGTCGGGTGCGGGGCGCGGGCGGTGTGCACGACCGGGCAGCCCCCCGCCTCCTCGGTTTTCGGATCGGTGACTATGGCGTCGTGGTTCTCAGTCATGTAAATCCTTCCGGACCGGGGCGGATCCGGTACTTGGGGGACGTGCGGACGGTGGCACCCCGCCGGGGGCGTCCCCGACGGCAGGGACCGGGGGCATGCCGGAGCGGCCGTGACGGGTGGGGCCTGTGGGGCGGCGGACACGAGAGGGCGTACCTGCCGCGGCCGCCCCGCCCGCGGTGGTCCCATCCCCTCGTCAACTGCTGTCCCGGCCGTCCCGTTCCTTGGCTGGTGCCGGAACCGATCCTACGATGGACCCAGTCCAAGTCAAGAAGTACGGGTCTCGTGACCGGCCGGGAAGGCCGTCCGGGCGCAGACCCGCACCATCCGAGGAGGTGGGCCCAGATGAGCGACCTGATCGACCGGCTGCGCGGACGGGGATGGCGCATGACAGCGCAGCGGCGCGTCGTCGCGCAGGTCCTCGACGGCGACCACGTGCACCTCACCGCCGACGAGGTGCACGTCCACGCCGCGCGGCTGCTGCCCGAGATATCCCGGGCGACGGTCTACAACACCCTGGGCGAGATGGTCTCCCTCGGCGAGGTCATGGAGGTCTCCACCAACGGCCGCGCCAAGCGCTACGACCCCAACGCCCGCCGCCCGCACCAGCACCTCGTCTGCTCCGGCTGCGGCACCATCCGCGACGTCCACCCGACAGGCTCCCCCCTCGGCGACCTGCCCGCCGCCGAGCGCTTCGGCTTCACCGTCACCGCGGCCGAGGTCACCTACCGGGGCCTGTGCCCGGCCTGTACGGGCGCCGCTTAGTTGCCCTGTCCGGCGGATCCCGCGGCCGTCGTGGTCCCCGCGCGACGTCAGGGTCCTGGAGCGGCGGGGAGATCCGAGGAACCCGGTGCGGCTCCGGGACCTGGCTGCATCTGCCGAAATCCGGTCAGTGCGGCGGGCGTTGAGTGCGTCGCCGCAGGATCACCGACGGATCGTACGACGGCTCGGCCCCGGGGCGGGGCCGCCCGCGCGTCCCGGTCCGTGGAAGCTCGCGTACGAACACGGCGGACGCCGGCGGCTGCGCACCTGACCCGTCGGCGGGGCCCCGGCTCTCGGCGCCGCGGTCCTGCGGCGCTCCCCCGGCTCACGCTCCCGGCGGGCCGTCCCGATCCGCGAAGATCCCTTCCAGCATGCCGGTGGCCTGCCCGACCTCCACCAGGTAGCCGTCCGGATCCTTGACGTAGCAGCGGAGTTCGGCCTTGCGGTCGAGGGGCTCGGTGAGGAAGCGCGCGCCCTTCGCGGACGCCTGCTCGTAGAAGGCCCAGATGTCGGCCACCCGCACGTTGAGGAACGAGGAGACGGGGTCGCCGGGTTCGGGTGCGGTGAGGACGACATCGGGTTTGTCGGGGGTGGGGCCCCCGCCCGGGTTCATGATGATCCAGCCGTTCGCGATCCGCACGATGCAGGGGTTCTCCTCCAGCACCACCTGACCGCCGAAGACGTCCGCGTAGAAGCGCCGCGAGACCGCGACGTCCCGCACGGTCAGGAAGTGGGTCAGCACCAGCCCCTCGGCGGGCGTCGGCCAGTCGTCACGGGAGGTCATGGGGCGTTCCTTCCCTTCGTGTGCGGGCGCCGCGAGGTGTTCCCGGCCGGGAACGAGTCGCGGGCGGCTGGTGTCCCCGGGCGTCGGTGCCCGTCATGTCCGGAGCAGCCGCGGCTCATCGGTCGGCCCAGCGCTCCGGATCGGTCTCCAGCGCGGCCCTGTCCCATCCGGCCTTCTCCGCTGCTGCCACATACGTGCTCCGCAGGAAACGCGTCAGCGCGCGGTCGGGGTCCTCGGCGCTACGCACCGCTTCGTACGGCAGCAGGAACTGCCCGTTCTCCCGGCTGTAGAAGGCCTCCGCGGGCTCGACCGGACTCCGGGCGAAGCCGTCAGGCTCGGGATAGGCGTACGAGTAGAAGGCCCCTTCGTCCCCGCCGCCCGGCCAGAACCCGCAACTGCTCAACTCGTGCGAGTAGCCCTCCCACATGACCCAGTCACCGCAGTTAGGCGCTCCCCCGGGGTGCTGGGGGGCGCGGCGCCCCGAGAAGCGGGTGCACGCCAGGTCCATGCCGCCCCAGAAGAAGTGGACCGGGCTGGCCTTGCCCGCGAAGGATCCGCGGAACTCCCCCAGGACCCGGTTCGCCTGGAGGAGTTGGCCCCAGAACAGCCGCGCGGCTCGCGGGTCGTACGTGTGGTGCTCGTAGTCCGCCGCGAACGGGACCGCCGGCTCGACCTCGTTCGGATGGCCCTGCAGGGTGGTGGGTACGCCCAGTTCCTCCAGTGCCCGCAGAATACTGCCGTAGAAGTCGGCCACCGGCATGGACTGAAGGGCGAAGTGGCGGAGACCGCCGTCGCTGGTGCGCAGCCGGAGCTCCTGGTCGACGAAGTCGAATTCGATGTCGAGGGCACCCGTGCCGTGAGGAATGGCGGAGGTGGTCAGTCCACGCGGTGTGACATACAGGACGACCTGCCACCAATGGTTGAGCAGGGGAGCGTGGGCCAGCCGGACCTTGCCGACGATCTGGGTCCACATGTGCAGCGTTTCGCGGGTCTCGGCCCATTCAGCGACGCGCAACCGCGGCCACGCCGTAGCGGTCCTGATGTCTCCCGTCGTCCCCATGACTGTGCTTCCTCAGCTCGGCAGCGTCGGACAACTCCCCGTCCCGCACGCGCCGCCACCTCCGCCGACCCGTTCGTACCGGGCCCGCGTCCCCGGCGCGCCGGGTGGGCCGGGGACACGTCACGAAGGTCCCGCCGCGACGGGTCCGGGCGGTCGGCCGCCGGCACGAGCGGACCGGCCAGGAGGCTCGGCCGGAGCGGCGTGCCACGTGCGACGGCCGATCTCCGCCTCTCCACCTTGCACAGCGCGCTCGCGGCCCTGCAACTCGGAGGCCGCTCAGGGCAGGATTTCCCGGCCGGGCGCCCGGAGCCGCCCACGCCGTGCGGCTCCACCTCAGGTCGAAACGCCGTGGGTGCCGGCCGGCGGTCCGGCTGCTCCCGGTCACGCGCCACGCGTCACCGCCACCCGGAGCGCCGGACAGCGCCCGGGTCCCCGCTCCGGCTCAGCGGTGGGCCGACAGCATCCCTCAGAGGGGCTGACGGACGCCGTCCGTCAGGGGGACCTCCGACGGCGTCCGTCAGAGGGGACCTCCGACGGCGTCCGTCAGGGAAAGAGTGCGATGCCCACGACGACGAGGGCGACGACCACCACCACGATGGCCACCGCGCCCCACGTCTTTCCGCCCTTGGGCGACCGAGCGGCCCCTCCCCGCGGCCGGTCCTCGGGGAGAGTCGGGTGGTTCGGACGGTCATGTGTATAGAAGTCGTCGTTCTGCGCCATGGCTCCGCCTCCCTTGTTGCGGTCAGGATCTTGTTCCCGTACCCCGGGGACGCCCTTCCATGACGGCTGACGTCGTCCGGCTGAGGCACCGCCACCTCCGTACCTGCCCCAGCCGCCCGCATCCCGGTCGCGGCGGCCGTCTACCCGCCGGCAACCGGCAGCTCCCGGACGTCCGCCCCGCCGCTCCCCCGCCCGTCCAGCAGCGACAGCAGTTGCCGGGTCTCCGTCAGCAGGCCGCCGCAGACCGCCGCCGCCGGGGCCGGCTGCCGCGGCAGGTCGTCCGCCAGCGACTCCAGGACGGACCAGGCCTCCCGCGCCGACTCGGCCTCCCTGGGGTCGCCGCCCGCTTCCCGCGGGGCGTCGGCCCACGCCGCGCACACCTGCGAGACGCGCCCCGCGAGGGCCGCGTAACGCTCCAGGAAGCCCGAAGGCAGGACGGCGAGGGCGAGTTGCTCCCCCGTCGCGTTCGACAGGATGCGTACGACGGCCGCGAGGTGACCCACGACCGCGCGCCAGCGGGCATCCTCCTCAAGGGGCGGCGGCTCGGGACCGGGCCGACGGCGCAGCCGCAGAACGGGGTTGACGCGCAGGCTCTCCGCGGTCCACTGCCGCGCCTCGCTCACGGCCCCGACCAGGCTCTCCAGGCGGCGCAGCCGGTCCCGGGCCTGTCCATCGTCGTAGTCCGGCCCCCGCTCCTTAAGGTCCTCGGCCATCAGAGCGAGCAGTTCGGCGCTCCCGCGGGCGAGCCGCCGCGTCTGGTCGCGCACGTTGCGCAGGTGCACCGGGGGCAGGACGAACGCGTTCACGCCGATGCCGATCACGGCCCCGACGGCCGTCTCCGCCAGGCGGTAGCCGAGCGCGGGCAGTGCGTACGTGCCGTAGGTGATCACGAAGAGGGCCGTCGTCGCCCCGTAGATGCCCTGCCGTCCGAGGCGGCGGTACGTGCCGACCAGGACGAGGAAGGGCAGGGCCAGCGCCATCGCACCGAGGGTGCTGCCTCCGGTGACCGCCATCGCGACGGAGGCGGCCATCGCCCCCACCACCATCACGGCGAACTGCTGCAGCCCCGAACGTACGGAGCGGTAGACCGTCCCGTCCACCAGCGCCAGCGCCGTCCAGGGCGCCAGCAGGGCGAGCGGGGCCTTGAACCACCAGCCCACCAGCGCCCAGGCGAGCACCGCGGCGGCGGCTGCCTTCAGCGCCTGCACCATCGAGTCCCGCTCGGGTCCCGGACGCGCCAGGGCGTGGCGTGCCGTCCGGCCGACGGCGGCCGCCTCCCACCTGATCCACGGACCGACCCCCACCGCTCCTCCGTTCACGACGCCCGGCACACCGCCTTCGCGCGCGAGTGCGGCCTTCGCGCACGTGCCGCGGGATCACGGCGGCGGGCAGAACCCGTGTGGCCCGGATGAGGCCCCCCAACCCCGCGGTCACGGTGGGATGGATCACTGGGCAGGGAAGTGCGGCGGCGAGCGGCGTTACGCGCTCGGCCGGTACGCGGAGTCGAGAGAAGGGGATCGGGCCGACGGACGGCGGGCGCGGAGGCCCGGGGTGGTGGGTGGGGCCTGACTGCCACGGGCCGGGGGCGAGCCGGTATCAGGGCCCCTGTGCTGCTTTCGGACTCGGCCGCCGCGCCCGGCGGGCCCGCTCCGGCGGACCGTCGGCGTCGTACGCGCGGGGTCGTTCAGGGCAGCCGCGGGTCGTTCAGGGAGCCGTGCCTGCCGTGCCGCACTGCATCAGCAGCAGCGCGATGTCGTCCGCGCTCTCCGGGACAGCGGTCCGTTCCGCACGTTCGACGATCATGTCGGCGAGCACGTCCAGCGGCTCGTTGGGCGCCTCGGCGAGCTGCTCGGCCAGCCGGTCGATGGAGAGGCCCACGTCGACGCCGGGCCGCTCCACGAGGCCGTCCGTGTAGAGGGCGAGCAGCCCGCCGGGCCGCAGGTCCACCTCGACGGTCTCGAAGCGCGCGTCCTCCTGAACACCGAGAAGCAGCCCGGGGGGGAGGTCCAGCACTTCGGTGCGGCGCGAGGCATGGCGCAGGACCGGCGGCGGGTGTCCGGCACAGGCCAGCAGGATGCGATGCCCGGCGACGTCCACGTGGGCGTAGAGGCAGCTACAGAACAGGGGGTGTTGAGCTCCAGCAGCAGCTGGTTGGTGCGGGCGAGGACCTCTTCGGGCGGCGCGCCCGTCCGCGCGTTGCTGTGCACGGCGGTGCGGATCTGGCCCATCAGGGCCGCGGCCTGGACGCTGTGCCCCTGGACGTCGCCGATCACCGCCGCCGCCCCGTCCTCGCCGAAATCGATCACGTCGTAGAAATCGCCGCCCACCTCCAGCGTGTGCGTCGCGGGAAGGTAGCGCGCGGCCACGTCGAGGCCGGCCACCCGGGGCAGATGGCGCGGCAGCAGCCCGTCCTGGAGGCCGCGGGCCGCGCGCACGTTGGCGTCGTAGAGCCGGGCGCGGTCCAGTGCCTGCGCGATCATCCCGGCCAGCGAGGTGAGTTCCGCGCGTTCGTCCGGGGTGAAGGGGCGCGGCTTGTCGTATCCCAGCACCAGGGACCCGAAGGTGCTGCCGGATACCGTAAGCGGCAGGAAGGCGAACGCGCCCATCTCCCGGTAGGGCCGGTGCTGCGGGTAGGCGCGTACCAGCTCGGCGTTGGTGGGGTGGAAGCCCGGGACGCCGGTCTCCATGGTCCGTATGCCTTCGGTGCGGTCCGCCATCGGAAGGCTGTTGAAGTACCCCCGCATCTCCGGTGGAAAACCCCGCGACCCCACCACCCGCAGCCTGCCCTCGTCGGAGAACAGCAGGGCCAGCCCCTCGGCGGCGAGAACGGGCCGCATCTGCTCCATGAGGGATTCGGCCACCTCGCTGACGCCCGTCGCCTCGGTGAGTGCGGAGGCCAGGTGCAGCAGGTGGAAGAGGGTGCCCGCACGGGCGGGCCCGGTGGGGAGGGTCTCCTCGGCCGGTTCCGCTTCCTCCTCGCCGTCCGAGCTGTCCCTGGTCCGCACCCGCACGCTGATGCCGGTGGCATCCGGGTAGAGCAGGAACGACAGCCACGCGCCGTCCGGCCTGCGGGCGGCGAACCCGGTGGGGCGGCGGCTGAAGACCGCGGCGACGAAGGCGTTCTCGTAGACCGGGTCGTTGAGCCACGGCAGGACGTCCCAGGGCTCGGCGTTCAGCAGGTCGGCGCGGTCCCGGCCCAGCAGCCGTGCGGCCCGTTCGGTGAGAAAGGTCATCCGGCCACGCAGGTCGAGGGCGAGCAAGCCGTCCGTGAAGCGCTCCGCGAGGGCGGCCGCGGGGTCGGCGGGAGAGGCCGGCGGCTCCATGAGCAGTGGCTCTTCCCTCGGGCGCACCGGCCGCCCGCGTGCCGATGCGTTCCGCAGCACCTCGGCCATCCGGTCGGCGTTCGCACTGATCGACTCCCGCTCGGCGCCGGGCAGCTCCGGACGGCTGCCCGGCCACAGCAGGATCAGGGCGCCCCAGCACTCTCCGGCGGCCATCAAGGGAACGACGTACATCGCGACGGAGTATGGAAAGGCGAGAGCGACGCGGGGAAAACGGCGGGCGAGTTCCTGCTGGTCGGCGAGGTATACGGGGCTCCCGGAGCGGACCGCCTCGGGCACCGGCGCGGGCGCCGCCACCGCGAGCCGCGCCCAGGGCCAGGCCAGCCTCCCGGGTGCGCCCGTCACCGCCGTCATCTGCAGCACCTGCCGCTTCGGCACCAGGAGATACGTGACCCCTATGTGGGCGCCGGCGTCGCGCGTTGCACGGTCCAGCAAGAGATCGAGCCGTGCCGCCGCTGCCCGCGTCACGGCGCCGTCCTCGTTCTCGCGCACGCCTTCCCTCCCTCACGCGCCGATAGCCCTGATTGACATGAATTATCCCACTTTACTGATGAGCCGGCGGCGTCCGCCCGCCCGTCGGTACCGTTCGCATCCGTGCTGCGGGGGACGGACGCCGTGGTGCCGCCCGGCACCGAGCACCGCCCACCGCCACCCCGGCGCCTCGGCGCCCCGGCCTCGAAGGCGAGCATGCGCACATCCGCGCCGGGAGCCGAGCCGCGGCGAGAACCGGACCACCCCACGGCGCACCGCCCCGGTCCCGTTCTCGTACCGCGTTTCGGCGAACCGATCGGTATCCTCGGCTGTCATGGATACGGAAGAAGAGAGCCGGCGGATCCTGAAAGTGGCGCAGGACCTCTTCCATCGCGAGGGGATCACAGCCACGGGCGTCCAGCGGATCAGCACCGCCGCCGGGATCTCGAAGCGCACGCTGTACGAACGCTTCGACAGCAAGGACCACCTGCTGGAGCTGGTCCTGCGCGGTCTCGACATGCAGGTCTACGCGGGCTTCGTGGGCCAGGCCGAGACCGCCGGCGCGGACCCCGTCGCGCGACTGGACGCACTGTTCGCCGGAGCGGAGCGCCGGGCCGGGCAGGACGGCTTCCGGGGGTGCCCGTTCATCAACTTCGCCGCCGAGATCCCCGGGCCCGCGCATCCGGCGCGCGAGATCATCAAGGCCCACAAGGAACGCATGCGCGGCTGGATCGAGCAGCAGCTGCGCACCGCGGACGCCCGCGATCCGATCGGGCTCTCCCGGGAGTTGGCCGTCCTGTTCGACGGTGCGCTCGCGACGAGCGGGATCACCGGGGACGTGGGGCCCGCCAAGGCTGCCAGGAATCTGGCGGCGGCGAGGGTCCGCGAGGCCCTGCCCGGGGGCCCGGGCACCTCGGTCGGCTCCCCGTCCCCACGCCGGACGGCCGGCTCGACCCCGTCCTGAGCGACCCGCACGGGGCGCCCCGCCCGAGCGGCGGGCGGCGCCGGGCCGCCACCGGAGCGGCCTCCCCCGTCCGGGGCGGCGATTCGCGTCCGCCGCGGTGGGTCACGGCGTCCGCGGTGGGTTCCGGCATCCCCTGACGCCGCACGGCCCGTACGCCGGGGGTCAGTACGCCGGGGGTCCGGCGCCCGCACACGCGTCGGCCCGTCCGGGTCGTCCCGACGCGCCCTTCGTAAAAACCGATCGGTTTCGTGCCGGATGCGGCGAGTGCTACGTTGACACTGGAAACCGATCGGTTTCCGAGGGGCCCGGTCGCCGTGCCGACCGCAGGGGAGGGCGCCTGCTCTCCCGGACGGCGAGGCCGCCCCGGGAGTGGGAACCGCCCTCGCCCGCCCCTGACGAAGCGGGGTGCCCGGGCGGCGCCGCTCACCCGGCACCGCCCGGGCACCAGACAGGAGACCCGCATGTCCTCCGTGCTCATCACCGGCGCCTCCCGGGGTATCGGCCGGGCCATCGCGATCGAACTCGCCGGCCGCGGCCACCGGGTCATCGCCACCGCCCGCCGCCCGGAAACGCTCGACGACCTCCCCGTCGACCAGCGCCTGCGCCTCGACGTGACCGACCAGGACAGCGTCGACGCGGCCCTGCGCGAGGCCGGGGAGGTCGACGTACTCGTCAGCAACGCGGGCGGGACGGTCCGCTCGCCACTGGAGAACATCCCGCTGGCCGAACTGGAGGCCCTCTTCCAGCTCAACACCTTCGGCCCCCTGCGGGTGACCCAGGCGGTACTGCCCGCCATGCGCGAACGGGGCGCGGGCCGCCTGGTCTTCGTCTCCAGCATCCAGGGCCGGCTGGTCCTGCCGGTCATCGGCCCCTACGGCGCGAGCAAGTGGGCGCTGGAGGCGCTGGCCGAGACGCTGGCCATCGAGGCGGGGCACTTCGGCGTCAAGGTGAGCGTCATCCAGCCGGGCGCCGTCTCCTCCGGCGGCGCCGAGCAAGCCAGAACGTTCCGCAAGCAGGACGATCCCTACGGCCCGCTCTTCGACCAACTTCCCTCCCTGCGCGGCGCGTTCGTCACTCCTGAGGACGTCGCCGCCGCTGTCGCCGACACGGTCGAGCAGCCGGAGCCCCCGCTGCGCATACCGGTCGGGACGCCGGCCGCCACCGTCCTTCAGGCCCGCAAGGCGGCACCGGAGGACACATCCTTCCTGCCGGTCGCGCTCGACTGGTGAGGGCGCTCGCGCGGCGAGCGTCCACCGGCCGCCGGTCCGGTACGGGCAGGGCACCGGCCACCAGCACAGCCCGAAGCGCTCTCCGCCCCGGGCTGTGCGGCCCCTGCCGGCGGCGCGGGCCGCCCGTACCGGCGCGGGCCGCCCGCACGGCCGCGCACCACCCCTGCGGGCGTGGACAGCCCTCGTCTCGTACCGTGGGCGGAGCAGGTCAGGACGACAGGATCAGCACCGGTGCCTTCGCGCGCGGGAAACGCACGCCGGACGCGTACCGACGTACGAAGGGGGGCGGGCCACCGCCATGACCGGTGCGCGACCGTCGCGGAAACCGCCGCCGCCCCAGCCCGGCGACCCCGCCGGGCGGGGTGGACCGCAGCTCACCGACATCGTCGCCGACGATCTCTCCGTGCTGTTCGTCGGCATCAATCCCGGGCTCCCCTCCGCCGTCCTGGGCCACAATTTCGCGACGCCGGGCAACCGGTTCTGGCCGGCCCTTCACCGGGCGGGCTTCACCGCGCACCGCTTCAGAGCCGAAGAGGAGGAGGAACTGCTGCCTCTCGGCCTGGGCATCACCAGCATCGTCCGGCGGCCGACGGCGCGGGCGGCCGACCTCACGCGCCGCGAACTCGAAGAGGGCGGCGAGGACCTCCGGCGCAGGGCGTCGGCGCTGCGCCCCCGCTGGCTCGCCCTGCTGGGTGTCACCGGCTACCGCGCGGCGTTCGCCGCACCCGGGGCCACGATCGGACCGGCGCCCGCCCTGGGCGCCACGCGCGTGTGGGTGCTGCCCAATCCGAGCGGGCTCAACGCGCACTATCCGCCGGCCGCGCTGGCGAGCGAGTTCGCCCGGCTCCGTGCCGCCGCCGGCCTGCCCGACCGATCGGAGAGCTGACCGGGCAGGGCGGAGGCATCGTACGGGTCGTCCCCGCCGTTCAGTTCGCGTACTGGGAGATCCCCCGCGGCAGGTACGCCCCATGGCCCGCGTGCCCCACGTAACGGCGGTCGTCGATCACGGGAACGCCCCGGGAAAGGACGGTCTCCACCCGTCCCGTCACACGCTTGCCCTCGTACGCCGAGTAGTCGACGTTCATGTGGTGCGTCCCGGCGGACATGATCTGTTCGGCGTGCGGGTCGTAGACGACGATGTCGGCGTCGCCGCCCGGGGCGATCGTGCCCTTCTTCGGGTACAGGCCGAACATCCGCGCCGGTGCCGCGCAGGCCAGCTCGATCCAGCGGCGGCGGCTGATGTGCCCCTCCACGACGGCCTGGTGCAGGAGGTCCATGCGGTTCTCGACGCCCGGCATGCCGTTGGGGATCTTCGAGAAGTCGTCCCGGCCCCGTTCCTTCTGGCCGGTGAAGCAGAACGGGCAGTGGTCCGTCGAGACCACCTGGAGGTCGCCGGCGCGCAGCCCGCGCCAGAGCGCCTCCTGGTGGTCCCGGGGCCGCAGCGGCGTGGAGCAGACGTACTTGGCGCCTTCGAAGTCCGGCTCCGCGAGGTTGTCGGTCGACAGGAACAGGTACTGCGGGCAGGTCTCGCCGAAGACCGGCAGCCCCTTGTCGCGGGCCGCCACGATCTCCGCGAGCGCCTCCTCGGCCGACACGTGCACGATGTACAGCGGCGCGCCCGCCACCCGCGCGAGCTGGATCGCCCGGTGGGTCGCCTCGGCCTCCAGCAGCGCCTTGCGCACCTCGCCGTGGGTGCGGGGATCGGTGCGTCCCTCGGCCAGCGCCTGCTCGACGAGGACGTCGATGGCGATGCCGTTCTCCGCGTGCATCATCACGAGGCCGCCGTCGCGCGACGCCTGCTGCATGGCGCGCAGGATGCGGCCGTCATCGCTGTAGAACACGCCGGGGTAGGCCATGAAGAGCTTGAAGGAGGTCACGCCCTCCTGGACGAGCAAATCCATCTCCTTGAGCGACTGGTCGTTGACGTCGGAGAGGATCATGTGGAAGCCGTAGTCGATCGCGCACTTGCCGTCCGCCTTCGCGAACCACGCGTCGAGCCCGGCGCGCAGCGACTGCCCGCGTGACTGGATGGCGAAGTCCACGATGGTCGTGGTGCCGCCCCACGCCGCGGCGCGGGTGCCCGTCTCGAAGGTGTCGGAGGCGTACGTGCCGCCGAACGGCATCTCCATGTGGGTGTGCGCGTCGACCCCGCCGGGGATGACGTAGCGGTCGGTGGCGTCGATGACGGTGCCGGCCGTCCAGCCCGCCGCGATCCCGGAGCCGTGGGCGGCGAGAGCGACGACCCGTCCGTCCTCGATCAGGACGTCGGCGTGGGTCTCGTCCGCGGCGGTGACGACGAGACCGCCGCGGATGAGGGTTCGGGTGGTCATGGCACTCGCCTTCCCTAGGTCACGTCAGGTCGTCGCGGCGCGCCGCGCCCCGGGGGGCCGCCCGAGGTACACGGACGGCCCGTCGCCGGCTGCGTCAGGCGCTCCGCAGCGCGCGGTCCATGATCTTCGCGCCCTCCTCCGCCTCGGCTAC
Encoded proteins:
- a CDS encoding SDR family oxidoreductase, translating into MSSVLITGASRGIGRAIAIELAGRGHRVIATARRPETLDDLPVDQRLRLDVTDQDSVDAALREAGEVDVLVSNAGGTVRSPLENIPLAELEALFQLNTFGPLRVTQAVLPAMRERGAGRLVFVSSIQGRLVLPVIGPYGASKWALEALAETLAIEAGHFGVKVSVIQPGAVSSGGAEQARTFRKQDDPYGPLFDQLPSLRGAFVTPEDVAAAVADTVEQPEPPLRIPVGTPAATVLQARKAAPEDTSFLPVALDW
- a CDS encoding VOC family protein — its product is MTSRDDWPTPAEGLVLTHFLTVRDVAVSRRFYADVFGGQVVLEENPCIVRIANGWIIMNPGGGPTPDKPDVVLTAPEPGDPVSSFLNVRVADIWAFYEQASAKGARFLTEPLDRKAELRCYVKDPDGYLVEVGQATGMLEGIFADRDGPPGA
- a CDS encoding FUSC family protein gives rise to the protein MGVGPWIRWEAAAVGRTARHALARPGPERDSMVQALKAAAAAVLAWALVGWWFKAPLALLAPWTALALVDGTVYRSVRSGLQQFAVMVVGAMAASVAMAVTGGSTLGAMALALPFLVLVGTYRRLGRQGIYGATTALFVITYGTYALPALGYRLAETAVGAVIGIGVNAFVLPPVHLRNVRDQTRRLARGSAELLALMAEDLKERGPDYDDGQARDRLRRLESLVGAVSEARQWTAESLRVNPVLRLRRRPGPEPPPLEEDARWRAVVGHLAAVVRILSNATGEQLALAVLPSGFLERYAALAGRVSQVCAAWADAPREAGGDPREAESAREAWSVLESLADDLPRQPAPAAAVCGGLLTETRQLLSLLDGRGSGGADVRELPVAGG
- a CDS encoding DUF5996 family protein, translating into MGTTGDIRTATAWPRLRVAEWAETRETLHMWTQIVGKVRLAHAPLLNHWWQVVLYVTPRGLTTSAIPHGTGALDIEFDFVDQELRLRTSDGGLRHFALQSMPVADFYGSILRALEELGVPTTLQGHPNEVEPAVPFAADYEHHTYDPRAARLFWGQLLQANRVLGEFRGSFAGKASPVHFFWGGMDLACTRFSGRRAPQHPGGAPNCGDWVMWEGYSHELSSCGFWPGGGDEGAFYSYAYPEPDGFARSPVEPAEAFYSRENGQFLLPYEAVRSAEDPDRALTRFLRSTYVAAAEKAGWDRAALETDPERWADR
- a CDS encoding Fur family transcriptional regulator translates to MSDLIDRLRGRGWRMTAQRRVVAQVLDGDHVHLTADEVHVHAARLLPEISRATVYNTLGEMVSLGEVMEVSTNGRAKRYDPNARRPHQHLVCSGCGTIRDVHPTGSPLGDLPAAERFGFTVTAAEVTYRGLCPACTGAA
- the hydA gene encoding dihydropyrimidinase, whose protein sequence is MTTRTLIRGGLVVTAADETHADVLIEDGRVVALAAHGSGIAAGWTAGTVIDATDRYVIPGGVDAHTHMEMPFGGTYASDTFETGTRAAAWGGTTTIVDFAIQSRGQSLRAGLDAWFAKADGKCAIDYGFHMILSDVNDQSLKEMDLLVQEGVTSFKLFMAYPGVFYSDDGRILRAMQQASRDGGLVMMHAENGIAIDVLVEQALAEGRTDPRTHGEVRKALLEAEATHRAIQLARVAGAPLYIVHVSAEEALAEIVAARDKGLPVFGETCPQYLFLSTDNLAEPDFEGAKYVCSTPLRPRDHQEALWRGLRAGDLQVVSTDHCPFCFTGQKERGRDDFSKIPNGMPGVENRMDLLHQAVVEGHISRRRWIELACAAPARMFGLYPKKGTIAPGGDADIVVYDPHAEQIMSAGTHHMNVDYSAYEGKRVTGRVETVLSRGVPVIDDRRYVGHAGHGAYLPRGISQYAN
- the mug gene encoding G/U mismatch-specific DNA glycosylase; translated protein: MTGARPSRKPPPPQPGDPAGRGGPQLTDIVADDLSVLFVGINPGLPSAVLGHNFATPGNRFWPALHRAGFTAHRFRAEEEEELLPLGLGITSIVRRPTARAADLTRRELEEGGEDLRRRASALRPRWLALLGVTGYRAAFAAPGATIGPAPALGATRVWVLPNPSGLNAHYPPAALASEFARLRAAAGLPDRSES
- a CDS encoding TetR/AcrR family transcriptional regulator, which codes for MDTEEESRRILKVAQDLFHREGITATGVQRISTAAGISKRTLYERFDSKDHLLELVLRGLDMQVYAGFVGQAETAGADPVARLDALFAGAERRAGQDGFRGCPFINFAAEIPGPAHPAREIIKAHKERMRGWIEQQLRTADARDPIGLSRELAVLFDGALATSGITGDVGPAKAARNLAAARVREALPGGPGTSVGSPSPRRTAGSTPS